A genome region from Neisseria meningitidis includes the following:
- the tsaA gene encoding tRNA (N6-threonylcarbamoyladenosine(37)-N6)-methyltransferase TrmO, translating into MTYTITPIGTARSPYKQKFGIARQPGLVSAAEVCIELNPKFTADSVRGLEDFDYVWISFIFHGVLDEGWAQMVRPPRLGGKQKMGVFATRSPHRPNHLGLSLLKLERIETGKPVRLYCSGADLLDGTPIVDIKPYIPFVESKPDAASGFVSGKPVELEVVWQENIGAENLSANTKNLISQSIAQDPRPAYQNIPERIYVMNIADYEVRFQIEENRATVIDLSPTPL; encoded by the coding sequence ATGACTTATACCATTACCCCCATCGGCACCGCCCGCTCGCCCTACAAACAGAAATTCGGCATCGCCCGCCAGCCCGGTTTGGTCTCTGCCGCAGAAGTATGCATCGAGCTGAATCCCAAATTCACCGCAGACAGCGTGCGCGGGCTGGAAGATTTCGATTATGTGTGGATAAGTTTTATTTTTCACGGCGTATTGGATGAAGGCTGGGCGCAAATGGTGCGCCCGCCACGGCTCGGCGGCAAACAAAAAATGGGCGTGTTCGCCACGCGCAGCCCCCACCGCCCCAACCATCTCGGACTCTCGCTCCTGAAACTCGAACGCATCGAAACCGGCAAACCCGTCCGCCTCTATTGCAGCGGCGCAGACCTGCTGGACGGCACACCGATTGTGGACATCAAACCTTATATCCCCTTTGTCGAATCCAAACCCGATGCCGCATCCGGTTTCGTCAGCGGCAAACCCGTAGAGTTGGAAGTCGTTTGGCAGGAAAACATCGGCGCGGAAAATTTATCTGCAAACACCAAAAACCTTATCAGCCAAAGCATTGCCCAAGATCCGCGCCCCGCCTATCAGAATATTCCCGAACGGATTTATGTGATGAATATTGCAGATTACGAAGTCAGATTTCAAATCGAGGAAAACCGTGCAACCGTTATTGATCTTTCCCCAACCCCGCTTTAA
- a CDS encoding nicotinamidase: MIVSIDVDAQKTFTPLCPDELPVNEGHLIVEELNAQAALADLRVMTKDAHHMVAKWLVDNPVDMLKPTGLPDADLTWVAHAMVGTRGYELLDGLPSTKEYDYCVWKGVDPELHPYGACFHDIEEKLSTGLIEWLRCQNTDTVIIGGLATDYCVKTTVLQLLKGGRWQVVVNEAACRGIAPETIETAWQEMHSAGAIILKNADEINKYINNQ, translated from the coding sequence ATGATTGTTTCCATTGATGTTGATGCACAAAAAACGTTTACGCCACTGTGTCCTGACGAACTGCCCGTGAACGAGGGGCATTTGATTGTCGAGGAGTTGAATGCGCAAGCCGCTTTGGCGGATTTGCGCGTGATGACGAAAGATGCGCATCATATGGTAGCGAAATGGCTTGTGGATAACCCTGTTGATATGTTGAAGCCGACAGGTTTGCCTGATGCGGATTTGACTTGGGTGGCTCATGCGATGGTCGGTACGCGCGGCTATGAATTATTGGACGGACTGCCTTCTACCAAAGAATACGATTATTGCGTTTGGAAAGGTGTTGATCCTGAATTGCATCCTTACGGCGCGTGTTTTCACGATATTGAGGAAAAACTAAGCACAGGGCTGATTGAATGGCTGCGTTGTCAAAATACGGATACGGTTATTATCGGTGGGTTAGCTACGGATTATTGTGTTAAAACAACGGTTTTGCAGTTACTCAAAGGCGGTCGTTGGCAGGTTGTCGTCAATGAAGCGGCTTGTCGGGGTATTGCGCCGGAAACCATCGAAACAGCATGGCAGGAAATGCATTCTGCTGGGGCAATCATCTTAAAAAACGCTGATGAAATAAATAAATATATTAATAATCAATAA
- the waaC gene encoding lipopolysaccharide heptosyltransferase I: MKILLVRLSSMGDLIHTLPAIEDLARQCPDVELHWLCEAGFADIARLHPFVKKIHVMKWRQWRKHLFRAETWREMGHLKQTLRQEVFDFVLDSQGLIKSACFAKMAKSPICGLDKNSAREGWAALAYVETYAVPKGKNAVWRNRELFAQVFGYVMPETQVFGLTAPEAGRLKNLEQPYYAALHATSRDSKLWPVENWRALLQKLNEEQQCNIYLPWGSEVEKTRAEQIADGLPFAIVCDKINLLQAAYLLKYAVGIVGVDTGLLHLANALEKPVVGIYTDTDPIKTGVQVSPIAKNLGNIGQIPTADLVYQTLMDCVAADKG, encoded by the coding sequence ATGAAAATTTTGCTTGTCCGCTTGTCTAGTATGGGCGATTTAATTCACACTTTGCCCGCAATCGAAGATTTGGCGCGACAATGTCCTGATGTAGAACTGCATTGGCTATGTGAGGCTGGATTTGCAGATATTGCGCGCCTGCATCCGTTTGTAAAAAAAATCCATGTGATGAAATGGCGGCAATGGCGCAAACATCTCTTTCGGGCTGAAACTTGGCGGGAAATGGGTCATCTGAAACAGACTTTGCGGCAGGAAGTATTTGATTTCGTATTGGACAGTCAAGGTCTGATTAAAAGCGCGTGTTTCGCCAAAATGGCAAAATCCCCGATTTGTGGTTTGGATAAAAACAGTGCGCGCGAGGGATGGGCTGCTTTGGCGTATGTAGAAACATACGCTGTACCGAAGGGAAAAAATGCCGTTTGGCGCAACCGTGAACTGTTTGCCCAAGTATTTGGGTATGTAATGCCTGAAACGCAGGTATTTGGCTTGACTGCTCCTGAGGCAGGTCGTCTGAAAAATTTAGAGCAGCCGTATTATGCGGCTTTGCACGCGACTAGCCGAGACAGTAAATTATGGCCTGTGGAAAACTGGCGGGCGTTACTGCAAAAGTTGAATGAAGAACAGCAATGCAATATTTACCTGCCTTGGGGAAGTGAAGTTGAAAAAACGCGTGCCGAACAGATTGCAGACGGACTGCCGTTTGCTATTGTGTGCGACAAAATAAATTTATTGCAGGCAGCGTATCTGCTGAAATACGCGGTCGGAATTGTCGGCGTGGATACCGGTTTGCTGCATTTGGCAAATGCCTTGGAAAAACCTGTGGTCGGCATTTATACCGATACCGATCCGATTAAAACAGGCGTTCAGGTTTCGCCAATTGCAAAAAATTTGGGCAATATCGGGCAGATTCCGACCGCAGATTTGGTTTATCAAACGTTGATGGATTGTGTTGCAGCAGATAAAGGCTAA